One window of the Geminocystis sp. M7585_C2015_104 genome contains the following:
- a CDS encoding ABC transporter ATP-binding protein, translating into MSQEERIPLVELRGVSKAFGDRVILKGANLKIYEGDALVIIGPSGSGKSTILRLIAGLLAPDEGEIYIKGQKREGLIEDSDEPIRISMVFQQAALFDSLTVRENVGFYLYQHSKLDEGTIAKLVDEVLEKVGLSPEIAELLPSQLSGGMRKRVSFARAIIYNPEKPGERPNVILYDEPTAGLDPIASTVVEDLVTSIHGHLCGDCAYVMVTHQESTIRRTGKRVAFLYDGAIQWEGDITEIDTTDNPLVRQFFSASTQGPIKVINY; encoded by the coding sequence ATGAGTCAAGAGGAAAGAATACCACTGGTGGAATTGCGGGGGGTATCCAAGGCATTTGGGGATAGGGTTATCCTCAAGGGGGCCAATTTGAAGATATATGAGGGGGATGCTCTTGTCATTATAGGCCCAAGTGGCTCAGGAAAATCCACAATACTACGACTTATTGCTGGCTTGCTTGCCCCCGATGAGGGGGAGATTTACATCAAGGGGCAAAAGCGAGAGGGTTTAATTGAGGATAGTGATGAGCCCATTCGTATTAGCATGGTGTTTCAACAAGCAGCACTGTTTGACTCCCTCACAGTAAGGGAGAATGTGGGTTTCTATCTCTATCAACACTCTAAACTGGACGAGGGCACCATAGCTAAGTTGGTGGATGAGGTGTTGGAAAAGGTGGGCCTGTCGCCGGAAATAGCCGAGCTTTTACCAAGTCAACTGTCAGGGGGGATGCGAAAACGAGTCAGTTTTGCCCGCGCCATCATTTACAATCCGGAAAAACCGGGGGAAAGACCTAATGTTATCTTATATGATGAGCCTACTGCCGGTTTGGATCCCATTGCTTCTACGGTTGTCGAAGACTTAGTTACCTCTATCCATGGCCATTTGTGTGGGGATTGTGCCTATGTGATGGTGACACACCAGGAGAGTACTATTCGTCGGACTGGCAAAAGAGTGGCCTTTCTCTACGATGGCGCCATTCAGTGGGAGGGAGACATTACCGAAATTGACACCACAGATAATCCCCTAGTAAGACAGTTTTTCAGTGCCAGCACCCAAGGA